In Syntrophomonas wolfei subsp. wolfei str. Goettingen G311, a single window of DNA contains:
- the mgtE gene encoding magnesium transporter translates to MEELKEQISNLITQQQWNQLRQLAWNDYLIPDVASLLIGLNKADRVIMFRLLPRPVATAVFSYLEKEDRNALLKDLTNEETRYLLTNLPPDDRTTLFEELPGQVTQRLLNLLNPDDLKEARLLLGYPEESVGRLMTPDYVAVRPQWTIQEAINHIRLKARNSETLHTIYVIDESWKLLDSLELSLLILANPQETVEAIMSKSFISLSAFDDREMAVKVMQKYDVFSLPVVDSDGILLGLVTFDDVMDVAEEEATEDFHKTAAVTPLKASYQESSIKDLVGKRMGWLIALVFVSLLSSGVIALYEQTLQTVIVLTVFIPLLLGSGGNAGAQASTLMVRALATSDVTADEWIRVFFKELMVGLLLGVFMGIISSIFGSMRGGLQIGLIVGFTMLTIIIAANLIGVMLPFILTKMNLDPAVASNPLITSITDVMGLLIYFAIATMILGPL, encoded by the coding sequence ATGGAAGAGTTAAAGGAACAGATATCTAATTTAATAACCCAGCAACAATGGAATCAACTAAGGCAATTGGCATGGAATGACTATCTTATACCGGATGTGGCATCACTGCTGATCGGCTTAAATAAAGCAGATAGGGTAATAATGTTCCGGCTCTTACCCCGGCCGGTGGCAACTGCCGTATTCTCCTATTTGGAAAAAGAAGATCGCAATGCCCTGCTTAAAGATTTGACCAATGAAGAAACTCGCTATCTATTAACTAACCTGCCTCCCGATGATAGAACCACTCTCTTCGAGGAGCTGCCTGGTCAAGTTACTCAACGCCTGCTTAATCTTTTGAACCCGGATGATTTGAAAGAAGCCCGGCTTTTATTGGGCTATCCTGAAGAGAGTGTCGGTCGATTAATGACTCCCGATTATGTCGCGGTGAGACCACAATGGACTATTCAGGAGGCCATTAATCACATACGGCTTAAAGCTCGAAATAGCGAAACCCTGCATACCATCTATGTTATTGATGAATCCTGGAAGTTGCTGGATTCTCTGGAGCTCTCCCTGTTAATTCTGGCCAACCCCCAGGAAACCGTAGAAGCCATCATGAGCAAATCCTTCATCAGTCTCAGTGCCTTTGATGACCGGGAAATGGCCGTTAAAGTCATGCAAAAATATGATGTCTTTTCTCTCCCCGTGGTAGATTCGGATGGAATACTCCTGGGGCTGGTGACTTTTGACGACGTAATGGATGTTGCTGAAGAAGAGGCCACCGAAGACTTTCATAAAACCGCCGCCGTTACACCGTTGAAAGCCAGTTATCAGGAATCAAGCATAAAAGACCTGGTGGGAAAAAGAATGGGCTGGTTAATCGCTCTGGTTTTTGTAAGCCTGCTTTCCTCGGGAGTAATAGCTCTGTATGAACAAACCCTGCAAACCGTAATAGTTCTCACTGTATTTATCCCTCTTTTGCTGGGCAGTGGCGGCAACGCCGGTGCTCAGGCATCTACCCTGATGGTACGCGCCTTAGCCACCAGCGATGTGACGGCAGATGAATGGATAAGAGTGTTTTTTAAGGAACTTATGGTAGGTTTATTGCTGGGGGTGTTTATGGGAATCATCAGTTCCATATTTGGGTCTATGCGGGGAGGCCTGCAAATTGGTTTAATTGTGGGCTTTACCATGTTAACCATTATTATAGCTGCCAATCTGATAGGGGTAATGCTGCCCTTTATACTAACAAAAATGAATTTGGACCCGGCGGTAGCCAGCAATCCCCTTATCACCTCAATAACGGATGTCATGGGCCTGCTCATCTATTTTGCTATCGCCACCATGATTTTGGGCCCGCTATAG
- a CDS encoding GNAT family N-acetyltransferase, protein MNIEIITATIDMLEEIVAIQTAAFSEREPMTMSLNFTKEEMYDYFLKIIPESINSGLTMAAVDEDKGAIAAVVICFDAFAVFPNMEWTQKEIDGISKTNIFFEELEKPLNTNPAFKPEKCVRLMYVSTDENYLRRGIARKLGESMINRAIDLGYELMIADATNINSAGMFEKLGFWQEKVLPYKLVEKDGLKAFGNVEGECILYSRYLQENCFS, encoded by the coding sequence ATGAATATAGAAATCATAACGGCAACAATCGATATGCTGGAAGAGATAGTTGCAATCCAAACCGCAGCATTTTCTGAGCGTGAGCCTATGACCATGTCGTTGAATTTTACTAAGGAGGAAATGTATGATTATTTTTTGAAAATAATTCCGGAAAGTATAAATTCAGGGCTTACAATGGCGGCAGTAGATGAAGATAAAGGAGCAATAGCAGCTGTAGTCATATGTTTTGATGCTTTTGCGGTATTCCCTAATATGGAATGGACCCAAAAAGAAATTGACGGAATTAGCAAAACAAATATATTTTTTGAAGAGTTAGAAAAACCCTTGAACACTAATCCAGCCTTTAAGCCGGAAAAATGTGTGAGGCTGATGTATGTCTCTACTGATGAAAATTATCTGAGAAGGGGAATTGCTAGAAAACTAGGCGAGTCTATGATAAACCGTGCAATTGATTTGGGCTACGAATTGATGATAGCTGATGCCACCAATATAAATTCTGCCGGCATGTTTGAGAAGCTGGGCTTTTGGCAAGAAAAGGTACTTCCCTATAAGTTGGTGGAAAAGGACGGCCTCAAAGCATTCGGCAATGTAGAGGGCGAATGCATTTTATATAGCAGGTATTTACAGGAGAACTGCTTTTCATAA
- a CDS encoding 4'-phosphopantetheinyl transferase family protein codes for MKISGLEPDDIKWKKHVSPKRYEKMLSYRQKKDRALSLGVELLLNAALQELYPGIRCPVAYVEDENGKPYLPDYPAIYFNLSHAEEYAACALSDAALGVDIEYCADIDGDIARSYFTGQEYEYICGKPESKRLEAFYDLWVLKESYMKACGVGFRLALDAFCLQMGDRITLLQDGQIQPCSFFLTQFENYKLAVCYQGDEDASITPIFCEPQNLYLTPLQKFINIHWLV; via the coding sequence ATGAAGATATCCGGGCTGGAGCCTGATGATATCAAATGGAAAAAGCATGTTTCCCCAAAACGCTATGAAAAAATGTTAAGCTACCGGCAAAAAAAGGACCGGGCCTTGTCCCTGGGGGTTGAGCTCTTGTTAAACGCGGCTTTGCAGGAACTGTATCCCGGTATAAGGTGCCCGGTCGCCTATGTGGAGGATGAAAACGGCAAGCCGTATTTGCCGGATTATCCCGCTATCTATTTCAACCTCTCGCATGCGGAGGAATATGCGGCTTGTGCCCTATCCGATGCAGCTCTGGGAGTGGATATAGAGTATTGCGCTGATATTGATGGGGATATTGCCCGGAGCTATTTCACGGGCCAGGAATATGAATATATATGCGGAAAACCCGAGTCGAAACGCCTGGAGGCCTTTTATGATTTATGGGTTTTAAAGGAAAGCTATATGAAAGCATGCGGAGTTGGTTTTCGCCTGGCCCTGGATGCTTTTTGCCTCCAAATGGGGGATAGAATAACGCTGCTGCAAGATGGGCAAATACAGCCCTGCAGCTTTTTCCTTACCCAATTTGAGAACTACAAGCTGGCCGTATGCTATCAGGGTGATGAAGATGCTTCAATTACTCCGATATTTTGCGAGCCCCAGAACTTATATCTAACTCCACTGCAAAAATTTATTAATATTCATTGGCTTGTATAA
- a CDS encoding non-ribosomal peptide synthetase, with translation MKTFKLSNAQARILATELGNPGTTAYIVPISVSFASEDEAYITDAIKALLVGNINIRFTRDDNLDVVQYIAEADYSTIKYIEADTKDMEMLVKDSVAKGFFTIFDVPLYRFTIIKTPHELVLIIVLHHLICDGSSVYMLADRLQEAVRYLRSGSEYSFNEADYQLYTEREQQYLNSSEGKNDKAYWLEQFRDLSGYVQAIVVSEELSIGTRIIDLPEELRQGIKAACEKCPVQISPFVFASALLAVYLSRVNKAEGMVLSAGYSGRNFGEDLNEAMGMFVNLLPQKYPYNPEMTFIQALENAKEILKGGLTHGRYPFNLYSEELKQNNIDAGMLLNYSIVSNSWKSDYIKVLELGHAEFPLLFRINPGRDDRDGLQRIRIEYRYDCFSDEKIDSLVDGLLTMLRDIVNNPEIACDEISIWGETEKRLIAAGMATLENSFAYQEAQKYFEKIFAGNEIDANLIPDLPGEKAPPLFASYTLSCELPHDETACLAAFAYTLAKYSNQEEVLFGSVIEGKILPVYTNIDEEQAAPEYLQQIKNYLARTRKYSFYPFTEIKKNFALSSDVLLLFGESEINEPFKFSVKLSENGITGVYNAHLYKEESIGRFLTSLQAVILALSEGQRLSEIEIISGKDLDLIKSFNDNTVPLDRELTIVDMLRAQTARTPERTAVVYGDNSYTYRELDEITDRIARFLTAKGMGREQAVGILIHRSELMAICSIGVLKSAAAYLPLDPNYPSERLEFMLNDAAAKILIVDDDLYDRVPNYQGEIILSSSIWDLEDSKLALAAPRAEDLFILLYTSGSTGTPKGCMIEHRNLVNFCRWYQDYYAVTEEDKSAAYASYGFDACMMDLYPFLTRGACVHIIPEEMRLDLPGLNDYFEKNGISIAFMTTQLGRQFALSMDNKSLRHLSTGGEKLVPCAPPAYNFYNLYGPTECTILSTAFLVDKEYANVPIGKPLSNTDLYILDKQGRQMPVGVPGELCISGYQVSRGYLGRDDLTAEQYVANPYNRAEGYERYYKTGDVCRWLPDGNMEFVGRRDFQVKIRGFRVELSEIEGKIREYPGILDATVVAYDEAGGGKYVAAYIVADHQVKIADLNDFIAQDLPAYMVPAVTMQLASIPLNQNGKVNKRALPEPKVTFAEAIPPQNALQQRIFDCIKSVTGSDEFGINTDIYLAGLTSIGAVKLNVVLAKEFGINIKSRDIKQHNTVEKLEKFILGNTQVEKTHEKLAEYPLTQTQIGIYLECLRDEKSTIYNIPMLFKLGEGVDAERLASAIEKAIEAHPYMKCYLKTDANGDIKQVRNDDFAYKVPIIKTCAFEEMKNTLVQPFDFAAAPLFKIVIYQSESASYLFMDIHHIICDGSSTAILLNDINQAYKDESLAVEEYSSFELSLDEIEARSGKEYSEARAYYDSLFKDVEINSLPARDVFNDSEQCQSWERVEKLPRGQIDAFCQENNITPNALFTGAFAYLLGQYTHQDEAVFTTIYNGRNEARKAHIVGMLVKTLPVYANLDHGQNVAVYLQGMKEHIMELMSNDIYSFAEVSRAYGIKADILFAYQGEEFTDFQIAGEPGELMYLEAKDAKAPLSVDVFVEGEQYRFLSEYRSDWYSEEMIASFTDAYIATIKSFLEAETLADANICSEQALALLESFNQTAWPVRDIPLAHLFEEQAALHPDKVAVIAGDERLSFRELNERANRVANSLIEKGIQSEQMVGIMLPRTVNVYVAIQGVVKSGAAFLPIDPDYPDDRIQYILEDSAAPYIITSEAIKSERSSICSQGNYMVLSIEQLLENENNTNPLVDIQPEHICYCIYTSGSTGKPKGVMIEHSNLTHYCNANPLNPEIMSYVNNANVSLALAAITFDVSVLEQFVPLLNGITVCLANEEEIHNPLALSDLILKNKVDMMTCTPSFISNIVDMPEMRRALRQIKAFNVGAESFPAALYEQIKALGTNAAVFNGYGPTEATIGCTFCEVLGEKITIGKPMSNVQIYMINENHKILPAGAPGELVIAGAGVGRGYVNKPEMTAEKFITINGRRAYRSGDLARWNFNGEIEFHGRIDDQVKLRGLRVELGEIEKVMNDYEGILSSIVVVKENQAGQFLCAYFTAQGIVDKAALTQHLADTLTYYMVPSVLIQLDKLPLTNNGKVDKKALPEPDFIRDEGEYVAPANKTEADLCEIFKSVLGLPQVGAVDNFFEIGGSSLSASRVAMQCMSRGLKIVYADIFKSPTPRELAAICADTAAAEIGVAKEDIISAYDYKKLAAALAPNDLRYIDEVEYTPVGNILLTGATGFLGTHVLKEFLDNYSGKAYCFIRQGQRKSLEEHLKTMLMYYFENTYEDLFGDRIMVIDGDITDLDSVLALEHYDFDILINCAANVKHFVADDSLEKVNVEGVKNLIKLGQKTKKRLIQVSTASIAGEGRDGRPPVDKKLLENEVYFGQALENAYIKSKFLAERAVLEAISEGLDAKIMRVGNLMSRYSDGEFQINFLTNSFMQQLRGYKIIGKFPVTAMDAPAEFSPVDSTAAAILKLSGTNKEFSVFHPYNNHLIYMSDVIYAINQYGFKIEVVSEDEFQKSLLEAMGDENRNEAISRLITYLSNDADSKIYWLDASNKFTTEILYRLAYKWPIISDEYMKQSINALDGLNFFDL, from the coding sequence ATGAAAACTTTTAAACTTTCCAATGCCCAGGCGAGAATACTCGCCACTGAGCTGGGCAATCCCGGCACTACAGCGTATATTGTGCCCATCAGCGTTAGCTTTGCATCCGAGGATGAAGCATATATTACGGATGCTATAAAAGCGCTTCTTGTGGGAAATATCAATATTCGTTTCACCCGGGACGATAATCTGGATGTGGTTCAATACATAGCTGAAGCAGATTATTCTACTATAAAATACATAGAGGCCGATACCAAGGATATGGAGATGTTAGTGAAAGATTCCGTGGCGAAGGGGTTTTTCACTATTTTTGATGTTCCTTTGTATCGCTTTACTATAATAAAAACTCCCCATGAATTAGTCCTGATAATCGTTTTACATCACTTGATATGCGACGGCAGCTCGGTATATATGCTGGCTGACCGCCTGCAGGAAGCGGTAAGATACTTGCGCAGCGGCAGTGAATACTCGTTTAATGAAGCGGATTATCAGCTATATACCGAGCGTGAGCAGCAATACTTGAACTCTAGCGAGGGTAAAAACGATAAGGCTTATTGGCTTGAGCAGTTCCGGGATTTATCCGGTTATGTGCAGGCCATAGTGGTCAGTGAGGAACTCTCCATTGGCACCAGAATTATCGATTTGCCAGAAGAATTGAGACAGGGGATTAAGGCAGCCTGCGAAAAATGCCCGGTGCAGATTTCACCCTTTGTTTTTGCCAGTGCCCTGCTGGCGGTATATCTCTCAAGGGTAAATAAGGCGGAGGGGATGGTATTATCTGCAGGATACTCGGGCCGAAACTTCGGCGAGGATTTAAATGAGGCCATGGGCATGTTTGTTAATCTTCTGCCGCAAAAATACCCTTATAATCCGGAAATGACCTTTATTCAGGCTTTGGAGAATGCTAAAGAGATTTTAAAAGGCGGATTAACACATGGCAGGTACCCCTTTAACCTCTATAGTGAGGAATTAAAACAAAATAATATAGATGCTGGTATGCTATTAAATTACTCCATCGTATCTAACTCTTGGAAGTCGGATTATATCAAAGTTCTGGAACTGGGCCATGCTGAATTCCCTTTGCTTTTCCGCATAAATCCAGGCCGGGATGATCGGGACGGCCTGCAGCGAATCAGAATCGAGTATCGCTATGATTGCTTCAGTGACGAGAAAATTGATAGTCTGGTGGATGGTCTTTTGACCATGCTTAGGGATATTGTAAATAATCCGGAAATAGCCTGTGATGAGATAAGTATTTGGGGTGAAACGGAAAAAAGGCTGATTGCCGCTGGGATGGCTACGCTGGAAAACAGCTTTGCCTATCAAGAGGCGCAGAAGTATTTTGAGAAGATATTTGCCGGGAATGAGATTGATGCCAATTTAATCCCGGACCTGCCGGGTGAAAAAGCCCCGCCGCTCTTTGCTTCCTATACTTTAAGCTGTGAGCTGCCCCATGACGAAACCGCCTGCCTGGCGGCCTTTGCCTATACTCTGGCCAAATATAGCAATCAGGAGGAGGTATTATTCGGCAGCGTCATTGAGGGGAAAATACTGCCAGTTTATACGAATATTGATGAAGAGCAGGCTGCTCCGGAGTATTTACAGCAGATTAAGAATTATTTAGCCCGGACCCGGAAGTATTCCTTTTATCCCTTCACTGAGATTAAGAAAAATTTTGCGCTGAGCTCTGATGTGCTACTGCTGTTTGGTGAATCCGAGATTAATGAGCCTTTTAAATTCTCGGTGAAGCTGTCGGAGAACGGTATTACAGGAGTATACAATGCGCATCTTTATAAAGAGGAAAGCATTGGGCGTTTTTTAACATCCTTGCAGGCGGTTATCTTAGCTCTATCAGAGGGTCAAAGATTAAGTGAGATTGAGATAATTTCTGGCAAAGACCTGGATTTAATAAAATCTTTTAACGATAATACCGTCCCTTTGGATAGGGAATTGACCATAGTGGATATGCTGCGGGCACAGACGGCCAGGACCCCGGAGCGTACGGCAGTGGTATATGGAGACAATTCATATACATACCGGGAACTGGACGAGATAACGGATAGAATTGCCCGTTTCCTGACGGCCAAGGGTATGGGCCGGGAACAGGCGGTGGGCATATTAATCCATCGTTCGGAGTTAATGGCGATTTGTTCTATTGGGGTACTAAAGAGCGCGGCTGCCTACCTGCCGCTTGATCCCAATTACCCATCGGAACGCTTGGAATTCATGCTGAATGATGCCGCCGCTAAAATACTTATAGTGGACGATGATTTATATGACCGGGTTCCTAATTACCAGGGTGAAATTATCTTAAGCAGCAGCATCTGGGATTTAGAGGATAGTAAACTGGCATTGGCGGCACCCAGAGCCGAAGATTTATTTATTCTTTTATACACCTCGGGCTCTACCGGAACGCCCAAGGGCTGCATGATTGAGCACCGGAATCTGGTTAATTTCTGCCGGTGGTATCAGGATTATTACGCTGTGACTGAAGAGGATAAAAGCGCCGCCTATGCCAGCTACGGTTTTGACGCCTGCATGATGGATTTGTATCCCTTTTTGACCCGGGGTGCCTGTGTACATATTATTCCTGAAGAAATGCGCCTGGACCTGCCCGGGCTTAATGATTATTTCGAGAAAAACGGCATTAGCATAGCCTTTATGACTACCCAGCTGGGTCGGCAGTTTGCCCTGAGCATGGATAATAAAAGCCTTAGACATCTTTCCACCGGTGGGGAGAAGCTAGTGCCCTGTGCGCCGCCAGCTTATAACTTTTATAATCTATACGGGCCAACCGAGTGTACCATCCTTTCCACCGCATTTTTGGTGGATAAGGAATATGCCAATGTACCTATCGGCAAACCCTTGAGCAATACCGACTTGTATATCCTGGATAAACAGGGAAGGCAAATGCCGGTGGGAGTTCCCGGCGAGCTTTGCATTTCCGGCTATCAAGTGTCCAGGGGTTATCTGGGCCGGGATGATTTGACCGCAGAACAATATGTGGCCAATCCCTATAACCGTGCCGAGGGTTATGAACGCTATTATAAAACCGGAGATGTTTGCCGCTGGTTGCCGGATGGTAATATGGAGTTTGTGGGCCGGCGTGATTTTCAGGTAAAAATTCGCGGTTTTAGGGTTGAGCTTAGTGAAATCGAAGGTAAAATCCGAGAATATCCCGGTATCCTTGATGCAACTGTTGTTGCCTATGACGAGGCTGGCGGCGGCAAATATGTAGCGGCGTATATAGTAGCCGACCATCAGGTCAAGATAGCGGACTTGAATGACTTTATTGCGCAAGATTTACCTGCCTATATGGTGCCGGCTGTGACCATGCAATTAGCCAGCATCCCCCTTAACCAGAACGGCAAGGTAAACAAGCGTGCCTTGCCGGAGCCCAAAGTAACCTTTGCGGAAGCCATTCCCCCCCAAAATGCCCTGCAGCAAAGGATTTTCGACTGCATTAAATCGGTAACCGGCAGTGATGAATTCGGCATTAATACGGATATATACCTGGCTGGTCTGACCTCTATCGGAGCGGTGAAACTAAATGTCGTTCTGGCAAAGGAGTTCGGCATTAATATTAAATCCCGGGATATTAAACAGCATAATACGGTGGAGAAATTGGAAAAGTTTATTCTGGGGAATACCCAGGTGGAAAAAACCCATGAAAAATTAGCGGAGTATCCCTTGACCCAGACCCAAATAGGTATTTATTTGGAGTGCCTGCGGGATGAAAAATCTACCATCTACAACATACCTATGTTATTTAAGCTGGGAGAGGGTGTAGATGCCGAAAGACTGGCATCAGCTATTGAAAAGGCGATTGAGGCCCATCCCTATATGAAGTGCTATCTGAAAACGGATGCCAATGGGGATATTAAACAGGTCAGAAACGATGATTTTGCCTATAAGGTGCCCATAATTAAAACATGCGCTTTCGAGGAAATGAAAAATACCCTGGTTCAACCCTTCGATTTTGCTGCCGCCCCACTGTTTAAAATTGTTATCTACCAGAGCGAAAGCGCTTCGTACCTGTTCATGGATATTCATCATATCATCTGTGACGGCAGCTCTACCGCGATTTTATTAAATGATATCAACCAGGCCTATAAGGATGAATCTCTGGCCGTAGAGGAATATTCCAGTTTTGAACTTTCTCTGGATGAAATCGAAGCCCGGAGCGGGAAAGAATACAGTGAGGCCAGGGCTTATTATGATTCGCTTTTTAAGGATGTGGAAATCAATTCATTGCCGGCCCGGGATGTATTTAATGATAGCGAGCAATGCCAGAGCTGGGAGCGGGTGGAGAAATTGCCCCGGGGGCAAATTGATGCCTTCTGCCAGGAAAACAATATTACCCCCAATGCCTTGTTTACCGGGGCCTTTGCCTATTTGCTGGGACAATACACCCATCAAGACGAAGCGGTGTTTACCACCATATACAACGGCAGAAATGAGGCGCGAAAAGCCCATATAGTCGGTATGCTGGTCAAGACCCTGCCGGTTTATGCCAATCTTGACCACGGGCAGAATGTAGCCGTTTATTTACAAGGCATGAAGGAACATATAATGGAGCTTATGAGTAACGACATCTATTCCTTCGCTGAAGTCAGCCGCGCCTACGGGATTAAGGCGGATATTCTATTTGCTTATCAGGGGGAAGAATTTACTGATTTTCAAATTGCGGGTGAGCCGGGCGAGTTAATGTATTTGGAAGCCAAAGACGCCAAGGCCCCCTTATCGGTGGATGTATTTGTCGAAGGCGAGCAGTATCGTTTTTTGAGCGAGTACCGAAGCGACTGGTATTCTGAGGAGATGATAGCCAGCTTTACCGATGCTTATATTGCAACCATTAAGAGTTTTTTGGAGGCGGAAACCCTGGCTGATGCAAATATATGCTCGGAACAAGCCCTGGCTTTGTTGGAGAGCTTCAACCAGACCGCCTGGCCGGTAAGGGATATCCCGCTAGCACATTTATTTGAGGAGCAGGCAGCTTTGCACCCCGATAAAGTGGCGGTAATTGCTGGTGATGAACGGCTTAGCTTCAGGGAGCTTAACGAAAGAGCCAATCGGGTAGCCAATTCTTTAATTGAAAAGGGGATTCAAAGTGAGCAGATGGTAGGCATTATGCTCCCCCGTACGGTAAATGTCTATGTAGCGATTCAGGGTGTGGTGAAATCCGGCGCGGCCTTTTTGCCTATTGACCCCGATTATCCCGATGACAGAATCCAGTATATTTTAGAGGATAGTGCGGCTCCCTATATTATTACCAGTGAAGCGATCAAGAGTGAGCGCAGCAGCATATGCTCGCAGGGAAATTATATGGTTCTGAGCATCGAGCAGTTGTTGGAGAATGAGAATAATACAAACCCGCTGGTAGATATCCAGCCTGAGCATATCTGTTATTGCATATATACCTCGGGCTCTACCGGCAAGCCCAAGGGCGTTATGATAGAGCACAGCAACCTGACGCATTACTGTAACGCTAATCCCTTGAATCCGGAAATCATGTCCTATGTGAATAATGCCAATGTATCTCTGGCCCTGGCGGCGATTACCTTCGATGTGTCCGTATTGGAGCAATTTGTACCTCTCTTAAACGGCATTACCGTCTGCCTGGCCAACGAGGAGGAAATTCATAATCCCCTGGCTTTATCGGACTTGATCTTAAAGAATAAGGTGGACATGATGACCTGTACCCCCTCCTTTATCAGTAATATCGTGGATATGCCGGAAATGCGTCGGGCGCTTCGTCAAATCAAGGCGTTCAATGTAGGGGCGGAATCATTCCCGGCAGCTTTATACGAGCAGATTAAGGCCCTGGGTACCAACGCCGCTGTATTCAACGGTTATGGACCTACCGAGGCTACTATCGGCTGTACTTTCTGCGAGGTTTTGGGTGAAAAAATAACCATCGGCAAACCCATGTCCAATGTGCAGATTTATATGATTAACGAAAACCATAAAATACTGCCGGCAGGTGCTCCCGGTGAACTGGTGATTGCAGGCGCCGGGGTGGGCCGGGGTTATGTAAACAAGCCGGAAATGACAGCGGAGAAATTCATTACCATAAACGGCCGGCGAGCATATCGCAGCGGGGACTTGGCCCGGTGGAATTTTAACGGTGAAATTGAATTCCACGGTAGAATAGATGATCAGGTGAAGCTGAGAGGGTTGCGGGTGGAACTGGGTGAAATCGAAAAGGTAATGAACGATTATGAGGGTATATTATCCAGTATCGTAGTGGTAAAGGAAAACCAGGCGGGACAATTCCTCTGCGCTTATTTTACTGCCCAGGGGATAGTGGATAAGGCAGCACTGACACAGCATTTGGCTGATACCCTGACCTATTACATGGTCCCTAGTGTTTTAATTCAGCTGGATAAGCTTCCGCTTACCAATAACGGTAAGGTAGATAAAAAGGCACTGCCCGAGCCGGACTTTATAAGGGATGAAGGTGAGTATGTCGCACCGGCCAATAAAACCGAGGCTGATTTATGTGAGATATTCAAGTCGGTATTGGGCTTGCCGCAAGTAGGTGCGGTTGATAACTTCTTTGAAATCGGCGGCAGCTCATTAAGTGCCTCGCGGGTGGCCATGCAGTGTATGAGCCGGGGATTAAAAATCGTATACGCCGATATATTCAAATCCCCAACTCCAAGGGAACTGGCAGCAATATGTGCCGATACGGCCGCTGCAGAGATCGGAGTTGCTAAAGAAGATATAATCTCTGCCTATGATTATAAGAAACTGGCGGCAGCACTGGCCCCAAACGATTTGCGCTATATTGATGAGGTAGAATATACCCCGGTGGGTAATATTCTTTTAACCGGGGCCACGGGATTTTTGGGAACCCATGTGTTAAAAGAATTCTTAGACAATTACTCCGGCAAGGCCTACTGCTTTATTCGCCAGGGCCAGAGAAAGAGCCTGGAGGAACACTTAAAAACCATGTTGATGTATTATTTCGAGAATACCTACGAGGATTTGTTCGGGGACCGGATTATGGTGATTGATGGAGATATTACTGATTTGGATAGTGTTTTGGCCCTGGAGCATTATGACTTTGATATACTTATCAACTGCGCTGCCAATGTAAAGCATTTCGTGGCGGACGATAGCCTGGAAAAAGTCAATGTGGAGGGTGTGAAAAATCTTATTAAGCTTGGCCAAAAGACCAAAAAACGCTTAATTCAGGTATCTACAGCCAGTATTGCCGGAGAGGGTCGCGATGGCAGACCGCCTGTGGATAAGAAGTTATTGGAAAACGAAGTTTATTTTGGGCAGGCTCTGGAAAACGCCTATATTAAGTCCAAATTCCTGGCCGAGCGTGCTGTTTTAGAGGCTATCAGCGAGGGTCTGGATGCAAAAATAATGCGGGTGGGCAACCTGATGTCGAGGTATTCGGACGGCGAATTTCAGATTAATTTTTTGACCAATAGTTTTATGCAGCAGCTGCGTGGCTACAAGATTATCGGCAAATTCCCCGTAACAGCCATGGATGCACCGGCGGAGTTTTCCCCCGTTGATTCCACGGCGGCAGCAATTTTGAAGCTTTCTGGTACTAATAAGGAGTTTAGCGTTTTCCATCCTTACAACAACCATTTAATCTATATGTCTGATGTGATTTATGCGATTAATCAATACGGCTTCAAGATCGAGGTGGTAAGTGAAGATGAATTTCAAAAATCTTTGCTGGAGGCTATGGGGGATGAAAACCGCAACGAAGCTATTTCCAGACTTATCACCTATTTGTCAAATGATGCTGATAGCAAGATTTATTGGCTTGATGCAAGCAATAAATTTACCACCGAAATCCTTTACCGGTTGGCCTATAAATGGCCTATCATCAGTGACGAGTATATGAAGCAGTCGATTAATGCCCTGGATGGCCTGAACTTTTTTGACCTATGA